The following DNA comes from Cyprinus carpio isolate SPL01 chromosome A4, ASM1834038v1, whole genome shotgun sequence.
CGGTCAGATCAAATTTCAAATAATCTCAAGTAatgaatagcttttttttttttttaaacggtggCACTCTTTACTTGAAGGAAACAATCACTTTAGCCTCAAAAGCTCAGTGATGTTTTGTTTTCGAATTGTTAATCGACTCCTTTCTTCTATACGGTTTGTGTTACATATATGGAAATATCTCTGACCTAAGGATCAAGTCCTTGGCTTTCTCTGAAATGGGGACTTCAGGGGGGAAAATTAGTGTTTCTCGCCAGTTCATGACCTTCCTGTAGGTTTCCTGTGGCGTCTCGGAACAGAAGGGTGGGTAGCCTggaacatgaaaacaaaaacctGTTTTAGCACCGGAAAAGGCTACAGCATAATGCTTTTACAGAAAGAAAGGACTGGCCTGATATGACCCGTTTACTTAGTGTTTAGTATCTGAAAGTACTAACCTATCAACATCTCGTACATTATCACTCCAAGAGACCACCAGTCACAAAGCTTGTTGTAGCCCGTCTGCATGAAGACCTCAGGGGCGATATAGTCTGGCGTCCCGACGGTTGAATATGCCTGTATATGAAAGGAATGGAATCACTGATACTACCAGGAAATTTCTGTTTTGTAACATAAAGAAACACTCTCCTACCAGCTGTCTTCGGTTCTTTTTCCATGTTTCTGCTTTCCgttttgaattcatgttttggAAGGCTAAAGGAGGTGGAAACCGAGCAAATATGATTAGTTATGTCAATATGACTGGGAAGGAAAATGTTctgaatatgtacagtacagcaAGCCATTGAGTTCTTATGATatgacttctttatttttttgtatgtattaacAAGTGTTGTTTCTCTGTGGGTTACTCACAGAAGTCACTGGGAGGGTTGTGCGTGAGGTTCCTGTAAAATTCAGTCCGATGGGCCTTCTTCAAGCCTGTGCAGAGGCCAAAGTCAGACAGTTTGACATGGCCCTACAAATCATAAAGACAGTATGTTATGAGGTGTTCAGTTTCATACTGTACAATAGCCTTCCATAAACCCATTCATCTCCATTGAACACTGTGACAatgttatattgttttgtttgcgGGTAAATAAGAGATAAAGGCGAATCCCCACCCGTGAGTCGAGCAGCAGGTTGTCAGGTTTGATATCTCTGTGAATGAAGCCCAGCTGGTGAATGGAGTCAATGGCCAGAACCGTCTCTGCGATATAGAACTGCGTAGCTTCTTCCGACAGCGTGTCTTTCTTCATCAGCAGAGTCATCATatctcctgaacacacacacacacacacacacacacacacacacacacacacacacacacacaagagttaCGGCCTCTGGGCAGCTGCTCTAAAAATAGGACGTTCCATAGTGCTGCTATGAGCAGACTGCCTTTTCCAGTTCTATATCCCTAACTGCTACATCAGTAAAGAACATGTGACATTTTGTTCATCTGTCTTCACCTCCAGGCAGAAACTCCATGATGAGATACAGATTGCGTTTATCTTGAAAGCTGTAGAACATCTTCACTACCCAGGCGCCATCAGCCTCCACCAGGATATCTCTCTCGGCCCGGATATGAGCCACCTGCCCCGGGGAGGGATACAGGTGAGGAGAGATATTATCAGTGGATGGGTACGACAGACAGGGGACTATCCGAGATGGCTGAATTAAATGGAATCGAATGAAGTCCATACCTGCTCTTTCTCTAACATGTCTGATTTCCTGAGGATCTTCATGGCATAAATGTGACCCGTGTCCTTTTTCTGAACCAGCCGCACCTGAATACAGCACAAAATGAGGATCTTTTGAGAACCGACTGAGATCTAGTAAAACGGTAGACGTCTATAGACACACCTCTCCGAATGCTCCTCTCCCGATCACTTTAAGCGACTCAAAGTCATCGAGACCTAGACGGGTCCTCTTGAGCCGCAGAAACTCGGTCTCCTTACGTGCGTGCAGAGAGCGCCTCATACTCTtctacaacaaaaatacaaactactcaggaagatattttgaatcaAATGCAGCAACACTGGTCACACATTAAACATCACTGGCATACTCGAAGCAGTACAAAGCACACAGTCTGAGTCTTATTCAAACCACTTCTCAGATAAGCAAAGCGGGTTTCTTTGTTGACACTTCTGTGATTATTAACTCAGGCAGTCATTTAGAATAGGACTCCAGAATAATGTGAGGTAGCTCTAAGGTCAGTAGATGTTCTCTGAGGGCATCTCACCTCTTCATCAGGTAAACCCTCCTCATCCATCACCTTCTCCAGCTTCTTCTGCCTGAAACAGAGGGAACCGCTGTATCACGACCAGCCACAacaaattagctttattttaatgcaataatacTTGACTGAGACGATACGCTGAGTGATACAGGTATAGTGGGTTGAagtgttgctatggttacctcatCTCCCGCTCCTCGTGTTGGGTGAGCAGGGTGCTGTAGAAGTGCTCCAGCGTGAGTTTGGCCACCGTGACTCTCTCACGTGTGTGGTTACTCATCGGGAGCGGCGCTGCCATGCCTCCCGTCATGGCCATGCTAGTCTAGAAAGGGAATATCATTTGCAAAGCAAAGCTCTCTGAATATAAATGACTGCAACTACACCGAAAAGCCTTACCACCACACAAACCACATGTTCAGTATGTGTACATgtgtatatgaaaaataaatatcagtatttattgtaaattatattatttttagataacattaatgtaattattaatagtaatcatcatcatcacagtgaccaggaacaataaaaatatagcaaaataattaatcataattatatttatttttaattatttcatcaaTGAAATTTTTAGTAAATTAGCGTTATTACAGgcaactaaaaccaaaaccataaaagttcatttttgttacttgaaataaaataaaaggcaacaTTTTCTCACTTTTAATTAACCAAACTTGAtgaaccaaaaaaactaaaacaaaaccagaaattaataataataatgataataataaaaaactatatagatataacttaacaaaaatgaaaaataaattaagagtAAAAACTATAATCTGATGAAAAGTGTCCAAATAGTTCATTAATTACTGGTAGGTGTGGGTCTCTCTAATTGGTGAGAGAATGTAAAAACCCGGAGCACATTTTCAAATAAGTGATTTCAGAACACTTCGAGTGGAATGAAGAAATCCATTCTGTCGCTCCGTTCCATTCATACACGGTGCTCCAGGCCGGATTTTAGTATGTGCGTTGCTGCTTGGATACACGCAAAACTTGACCGTTTGGCTTCTTTTAAACCATTTCCAACTAACTGACGAATTTTTGCCTGAAAAGTAAGTTACTCGAGTTTGATATTGTGTTTATGGAAATGTGTTTTAAGCAGTATCACGGAAGTAAGAGTGTTGTTGTTCTGAATATCAAATACTTGGCAGTTTTGTGCCAAAAAGCCGAATCGCAACCGCGCAATATTCAGTATAACAGCAGCCGTGCTCACGTCATATTTCTTCATTAGCATATTTAATATCTAGCTAGCCAtcgtttgtttgtaaaaaaagaCCAGCTCGGGACTGAGAAGTCTCCTGCACCTGCTGCGGTCACTGATGTTCAAATGAATCTGGGAAAACGCAAACTTGATTTGAGCGCGCTCGGCCTCGCGTCTGCGTGCGTGACCTTGAGGACGTGACATGCAGTTTGACAGGTCTATAAAAACAGATGCATTTACGTGGAGACCCCCCACAGATCACAGAGAGGTGGTCATATTCagtgaaaattgaaaaaaagccTCGTTTATCAAAAACGCACAACATCGTGATGGATGGGTGATATATAACAAACCAACAATGCGATTGTTTGTTTAGTCGTCACACACCTGCTTCTGTATCATATGTTATATGAGCGTGAGCCTGCATAAAGCTGATGATTTACAATAGCACCACTGTGATTTATTTCCATCATCGTATTTCTAAATTCTCACCTCCCCGTCCTCCTCCAGATTAGACAGTTTGCCGGACAGTCGAGGATCAAAATAAGGATGAAATGAAGCCAAGTGAATGGCCGTCAGTTGAGCAGGCGGACCAGAGTGGCTCAGTGCGCGCTCATGTTTATTCTCTATTCAGGCTGATGTTTGTTGAGCGCTGCGGCGGAGCTGCGCTGAATCCGATCCTCCTCCCCACACGCGCTCACTCTGACAAATTAAGAGTCCCTGACATGccatttttccaaaataaaagtagTTAAGAAGGATAATAATATACATGGACAAAATAGCCCATATAGTAAGGCCCTCAGACTAAGCAAAACAgtttaacataaatatttttttttacatccttgtatttatttatttaaatgttgtataCATTTggcaaatatagtttttttttcttttcttccaaaatataaatgtttaaaaaaaaaaaaatctattgaatTTTCTTTTGAAATCCTTAAaaagtcatggtttccacaaaatattaaccagcaaacattaataataagaaccattattaataattgagcaccgaTACAATAATACTCTAACTGAAAATAATTGaccaccaaatcagaatattagaatgatttctgacggttcatgtgatgctgaagactggagaagTGGCTACTGAAaagtcaaattacattttaaaatagattacaatagaagaaaataatatttcaaaatataaataataatgtcattattatgctgttaaatattttgagttttccttaaaatcctttaaaaatcacaattttgtgattcacaaatcacaaaatattaagcattaaaaactgttttcaacactgataataagaaccattattgaTAATTGAGCACCagtaataattaatgataaatgaacaccaaatcagcacattagaaagATTTATGAAGCAACACCTAAAACTGgagtaaaattcagctttgaaatcacatgaataaattacattttaaactatatttaaaaaaaaactttattttttaaattacgctaatatttcataatatcagtTTTTTCccctgaatttttgatcaaataaatgcagacttttttcaaaaacatttataacatttaatattatatattcatattgtataattattattaatatatgtaatagcctatttagaatatatattcaaatgagaTTTAGTACCTCAAGATTTAACATAAGAAAACACTTCACCAGAAAATACTCggttctttctttatttcagcATAGATCACTGATGTTCACCTTTTAActaaaaagcatttcaaaattaagttttaggTGTACAGTAAGACACATGGGATTCCTGTAATGCAATATTCACAGTGTCAGTAACAGTAgcatttgaaaaaataacaacatatgcACTTCAAAAATATCCCTTcttgtgcatgtactgtatacctaagcaaaaacatattatttaatgtaagaaagtaaacataacacatttttgCCATTTATTCTGACAAAAGATTTATAATCTGTTGTATTAATAATGTACAGTTATAATAAttgtccaaaacaaaacaaaaaatcagtttttgtgcAAGTTGCAGGACAGACAacataaaggggtcatatgatgttgctaaaaagaacattattttgtgtatttggtgtaatgaaatgtgttcatgtggtttaaggttcaaaaaacacattattttccacatactgtacattattgtttctcctctatgaaaCAGTATAAGGAGGGCGTGGACCAgtctttgataaagaatatctctttggatttgagactttagtctttgcaactttagagatcttatctattcacaaacaacttgtaacactccaaagagaaaggaaaacttgaaatcgcatcacatgacccctttaaaatcaaaGGTTTAAATACATCTTTGAATTTCCATAAAAACCTTGtcataatgttaatttattagtCCATTGATCACCTTTGGTGTCAGAGAAAGATGTGAAAAGCCATGCTAACTCTCTCTCATTTACACACAGATCAATAGATTGTGCACTTTTCTTCTGCCTTATATAGAGATACAGTCACATACAGCTACTGGCCAGAAATTCTCCTCTGTAATGTCCCGGTTCAGTGAAGCTCAGCTTCTGTTCATCCTTGTCTGCGTCTCATATTGATCTATCCCCACTGATGACTGATTTTTCAAAGACGTTTTTGCAGACGGTTCAGAGACAGTGTGACGACAAAGCCATAAAAGCCCAGCACTGTTGTGGAAAAAAAACTTCCACAAACTTGTACAATTTAACGAGGAATGCTACATATAATTGATGTTGAAGACTTTGCACTgtagaaaaataatgtgttctaGTCTAGTCAACTCATGTTAGTGCTAATAAAAACATGCTGAGTTGAGCATGTGCACTATAGGTGACTCTCTTGGGAGTTTAACAGGCACTCTGTCATTGACGGATGAGCGCAGAGACTGATAAACAGGCTAGGAACAGCATGATGGACAAGCTGATTGCCGCGGCCCCACCGCAGTCCTTAGCATTTTCCTAAATCTGAACAGAGACACAAAATATGTACCAGAGGTTTCagaaaaatcttattttgcaTGCAGACAGATTGTAATCAAAAGGCATTGCTGTAATGCATGTCTGAAAGCAGTCTAGTATGTGTGCGTTTACTTGAGGGTGGTAAGCTTGACAAGTCTCAGGCCTCCTTCGTATTTTTTGAGAACTCATGTTGACACATTTAACTGAGGCATTGTGTGCTcagtggttaaaaaaaatgacGAAAAAGCAAGAATAACCAACAAACAATTGCTTTATACCTCAATCCagttcacaaatatatatattttaaatataatccaCTTTATAATCCACCTAaagttttacttgttttaaaaaaggtGCACCCAGTACATTGTGTAAAACATTTCTAATGAAGTTAATGTACTGTTGGCACCTTTAAGTGACTAAACAGATCTCATTCAAAGCTGTGATTCATCTCCTCAGTGTGTGGTCTGTGGAGCCTGATTTAGCTGGGGTTTAAGGGTATATTTGACCTCTTTGGGCTCCATGGTGATTGGTGCGTACTGCTGAGAACAGTCACAATCTGCCTGAAGCACCACCAGCAGTAAGTTACTATCAGGAATCTGATTAATTACAAACACCCTGCGGGCAATAACAGAAAGAGATTAAGTCTAGTTAATGGCATTCTTATTACAGGCcatgtttaataaaaagaaacGGTTATTCAGAACAAAATtgcagtttttaaacatttcagtaaTGTAGATATAAGTTAGGAGAGAGTCTGGTGCTGAGTAGACACTCGTGTAAAGGAGTCAtgaggaggtaaccatagcaacaacaTACTGTAAGACTCCTCCTCTCAAGCGCTTTCCACAAGAAACTACATCGACCAGACATACTGTAAATACAGCCAGTTGTATTTGACTGTGCTCTTAGTGCcaaaagaaagacaaacactCAAGTACACTTAGACCTTGTGCAGAAGTTTGATAAATATTTGCTTACCATATGAATTTTTTTCAAGCACTTAAGAGACGAGATGCAAGAGGACCATAATAATCCTATCCATTATTGATAAAGAAAATGATTATCTTGTGAAAATAAAGCAATATGCTTAAACatccatttttttctaaatattactggcATATCCTCTCTTTTGTACCGCAGCTGTATTTTCCTGTATATTATTTGTCTTCACCACTAGAGGGCgtcaaaaaacagaaaactatgtgaaggcagtagagctgactgtgAGCATAGGTTTTCTTTTGCCTGACAAACTAATATATTAACGCTGTGTAATCCTcctccgaagggcactttggAGTGAGAATGATCATGGCTGCCATATTGAAGGGTTGTTCCAAATTGAAGTGCTCAACACTAGCCACTTGAAAGGgtccttcggaatgaaggatttcaaagggtacaactgatggacccTTTGCTCCCATGATTcttcgtgcaggtttaattttcTTAAACCTTAACTGGTCCGGCAAGATGACATAGAAGTACGTTTCAAGGATTTATAAATCCAGTAACAGCTTTATTTTCAAATGCCATATGCTATAGGATACTTTTATTATACACTTTGAACAACAGTGTGATTTGAATAATCTAGACAGCAATAAAAAATGTCACTTTGTTCATAAATATCAACATGACCAAATCTTTCTCTGCTCTCTTTTTCACACACAGCACTAGCAATATCACACACAGTGATGGAGACAGCACTTAAAGTGTTGGCTGTGAAACGTCAAGATGAAGGAGGGTTACAGAATTACAGACATAAGAGGGCaggtgatgaagatgaagaaggaAGACACAGGAACCCCCATACAAACAGGTGAGTAACACAAGTGAATGATGAAGTGATGGTATTACTTTACACCAAGGGTCTCCAAACATTGTCCTGAAGAGATTAGCTATAACTTTGCTCAACACACTTGcatggaagtttctagtatgcctagtaagaccttaagattagctagttcaggtgtgtttaattaaagttggagctgaactctgcactccaggaccaagtttgcaGACCCCTGCCTAACACTGAGGCTTTTGCTTTAGACACACCCTCCACAAAGGGATCTGAGTGCCACAGACTGTAGATGTTGAAGTCCACTAAAAACCTGGCAGAGAGAAAATGTCTGATTTTACAAGGGATGATCTGAGTCACTCATCTTTTAAAGCGCAGAAAATGTTCTGACAAACAGCCACACTTACAACAGGAAGTTCGACAGGAACCATCTCAGTGCTGCCAAAAGATTATAAAAGGGCTGAGGGAGGAATGAAAGAATGAAGCTGGCATCCTTTCATTTCAATTACACTGAGAATTGCCGTTCAAGATCTTATGACAGAAACCATatatcttgtctttttttctctacaccATCACAAAGGGTCATGGTGTGAAGGCCAAGCCTTTATCACGATCAGCACTGACCTGTGACCTCCACCCATGCACACTGGATTGCAAGAACAGCAATGTAATGTTTTACAAGTAACACTGATAGCATCTGATGGTTGTGTTCTGGTAGACGTTATTCAAACAGACAGGACAATGCTTACACTTAGCAGGGGTCGAGCGCCGCTAGCAGAGTGAGGATTCACCTTACACATGGCCTGATAGTCATAGAGTAGCACTCTGTGGAAAACAAGCAGTGACAGCATGTACACCTCACGTGCTCATACCTTATGAACATGCCCATTTTTAAGAGCTGTGACATCACCGACCCATCAGTTTCCCCCAGAAACCTGCCAACCTACAGATACAGAGAATACAGAGACACGTGGCTTCAAGACATTGtagctatttattatttatttaaacaggatCTCTTTCTGGTTCACAACAGGAACAATGACAGCTCAGAATGAATGCATCTGTATTAGTAATTTTTCCATAGGCATGCTGACTTTACTTTTCATTAAAGCACTGAAATcaaattttaaacagcatttggGCTCCGTAAGGCTGCAGGCCTACATCAGAGTCAGCGTTTACCGCAGCCAGTGTGCTGAATTATTCAGATAACCCCGCTATCCCTCCCCTCCTCTATATTTACCCTGATGATGCACTGttctccctctctgtctgtctctctcatagGACCGCTACTAATGATGGAAAACACctcatgcatttattcatttattcatttccaCAGTCACTTTCCTGTGCTGAGTCAACGTCAAACAGAGCTTTTTTTGATCTGTGTTATTCACAGCATCAAAGTCcttattattgttaaattttatttcattactccattcatatatatatatttttttttttactgtgacctGTTTTCAACTGAACCACTTAAACGGCACTCTAGATCAAATTTTACTGCATGTCTTTCCTAAATCTCCAGGGGTTTGAATGACTGGAAACAAACACTAAAGAGGCTTTTTGTTTCttctatatttttttccatgttgtTGAAAGTCTTTAgaatttctaataaataataaattaatataaaatgaatataagtTGTACTTATCTCTTATCATCACTGTTGAAGTCATTTTAGTGGCATTGGCTATTGGATAATGTTAGTAGTAAATATAATACGATTAATTAGGTATTGTTTTAGCAAACTTTCAAACTTACTCAGAAATATGTCATTACAGATGTTTAGTGGgttgtgaatgccatttcatgttgactttaacctGTCACTATAAGTGCTCTTACATCATCCCTGTCCTTAGAGACCATGATGAAGCCATTACTGTCAATGACGTAGCAGTTAACATcctgtgaacacaaaacacacacaaaaaggaaaagCATTTGTCTCATTGAATTAGTTTTATGGAGGAATGGTGATACATATTTTTACAGATATGTCTAGAAATGCTCTAGATACCCACCACTTATGCACTATAAATTCTATACTGCAAGATACAGTATTACAGCATTATCAGTACAGCTTAGAAGACAAAGCCTTTCTACTCCCgaacactgaaagaaagagacagacattGACAAAACAGAGcacttgtattttatatatgaagagttcggttgcaaaacgcgataaacgccaTTTTTTGACATTTGGATTTTATTATTGGAAATCACTGTTCAGATGTACTTTAATCTATGTGTGAATTGCTGCcattaataagatttaaaaatgtaaattttaagcctactacaaaatgtatttttacacaaaacGCAATATCCGCCAGCccagtttctttacaaagtgcgATATAACGGTTAGGCTATAGAACGTTCAGGATGCTGCGCGAGCTCAGGATGTCACGCGAGGAGAGAGTCACCGCCGGTGAAGTGCTCCGAGTTTGCTCAGTGATTTAAcgataatatcaaaacaaaaaaaacatatatttttaaaaagaggattCGGCTAACTAAACAACGTTtaccattttattgtttatactgtAGGCGAGCTGTCAGTCACGTAGGCTACGTCACTGATCAACAGCTGTCtgtcagtctcacacacacacacacacacacacacacacacacacacacacacacacacaaacacaaacaaacaaacaaacaaaacattgattCACTAGCTTTTCTTAATGGTATTACAGTAGTAGAATATAGCCTAAGGTGGATATATAgcgttttgcaaaaaaaaaaaaaaaaaatgttattttgtgtatgttcTGGCCAAAACTAACTcagaatcttattattattaatcaatcttTGTATATACTATTCCATATATTTATGAGgtattgtttttttaaccaatttaagaTGTTTGACAATATTAAGATAAATATGTTGCATTTTTGGCACGGTTTTTGACTTATTTATGAACTATTTAtggacataaaattaaataaaaaatatcctggATTTGAAGAATATTGTGTCCCTGGCCTTCACTGAGCTCAAGTAATagtttaatgtacaaaaaattgTGAATGAACTTGACTGTTGATGTcttaaataataatgtcaaataaccaacatttctcaaaatggaTATATCTCATTTTGCAAcgaaactcttcatatatatatatatatatatatatatatatatatatatatatatatatatatatatatatatatatatatatatatatatagcagcggtgaaaaaaaggaaaaacattaaTTGATATGAAATCATTGGCTCAGGACTAATAGCTTCAAACTCAACTCCTGCTTATAACATCACTGTTCTGCCTTTAAGCTATCACATGATCTGTGTAGGCTCCTGTGTGCTTTAAATCTAGCCATGCATCAGATGAGAATAGGGACAGGAGAAGCAGAAACAAATAGGGACCTGTAAATATTTAGTATAACTACTGTCAAAGATCCATACATCATATATCTTAATTTAAGCATTTGTGTCCTTCTGTGGTCCATTGTTTCCctgtaaaaatattgaaactatcttaaaacaaaatacatttatttgaatttttgaacATTATGCTTTTCTAATATACACTGCTGCGCAAAAGATTGGggccagttatttatttatttatt
Coding sequences within:
- the LOC109067954 gene encoding serine/threonine-protein kinase 38-like; the encoded protein is MAMTGGMAAPLPMSNHTRERVTVAKLTLEHFYSTLLTQHEEREMRQKKLEKVMDEEGLPDEEKSMRRSLHARKETEFLRLKRTRLGLDDFESLKVIGRGAFGEVRLVQKKDTGHIYAMKILRKSDMLEKEQVAHIRAERDILVEADGAWVVKMFYSFQDKRNLYLIMEFLPGGDMMTLLMKKDTLSEEATQFYIAETVLAIDSIHQLGFIHRDIKPDNLLLDSRGHVKLSDFGLCTGLKKAHRTEFYRNLTHNPPSDFSFQNMNSKRKAETWKKNRRQLAYSTVGTPDYIAPEVFMQTGYNKLCDWWSLGVIMYEMLIGYPPFCSETPQETYRKVMNWRETLIFPPEVPISEKAKDLILRYCTDAENRIGSGSVDEIKSHPFFESVDWEHIRERPAAISIDIKSIDDTSNFDDFPESDILQPVTNVTEPDFKSKDWVFLNYTYKRFEGLTQRGTIPTYMKAGKA